TAGCTCCATTGGAACTGGCTGGAGTTCAGCCCTAGCCGCTCGCGGAATTCACGACCCGTGAACGTCTTACCCCCGGCTGTCAGCCGCTTGATCCGGTTCCCCTCGCTAAGCTCGATAATACGAAGTCCCTGCTTCGAGCCTGCGAGCGCTGGCACCGCTGCCGGCAGTGCAAGCTTCTGCTGCAGCTCCTTCGCGGTGAAGCTCACCGTCTCCTTATAGCGGGGGGACAGCTTCGCATCCCATGGACTTGCGACGCTGCGGAGGTACGGAACCTCGACGTTCCAGTAGTCCTCCGAGTTCTCCGTATATCCGTTACTAGTGGAAAAATAACTCGCATCTATCGGCTCGCCCTTGTACGTAATGACCTGGTCCCGCGTACCTTCAACAGCCTTACGAAGCTTAGCCATATACGTCTCGTACTTGTCCGAGCCCCATCGGTTGCGAAGCTCCTCGGGACTCACATACACTTGATGAGCGGTCGTATCTGACACGACGGCGCCCGAAGCCACCTGCGCGTCTTGGCCCGTCCCTCCGCCAATCGCAAGCTTGCGGACAATGTAAGTGCGAGCGGCGAGCGCCTGCGCCTTCAGCGCCTCCAGCTCGAATTCGATCGGCATCTCACCTGCGACAACGCCCAGCACGTATTGTTCAAGCTCGATCCGCTCGATCACCTGACTGCCGCTCCGATGCACAGGTATCTGTACCGACGCACGCTGACTGACTGTAGCATCCGCTTGCACGATGGCCGCGCTGCGATCTTCAGGTGACGTACGGACGAGGGTAAGCGGCACAACGATGATCACAACTAAGAAACCGAGCAGACAACAACCACCCCAACGCAGTCCGCGATGCTGGGCACCGCTTAGCTTGTACCTCGCCATCGCTTCACGCCGCCTCCAGCTGCTATATTCCTGTCTACAGCCCCTATAGCCCTGCACACAGGTAACATCATCATATGAGCTGGAAAAATAGAATAGAACCGTCCGAAAGAGACGATTCTATGAGCAAGAATAGGCAGCGTGAACGCACGAAAGCCTGCTTCTCCGCTAGGGAAAGCAGGCTTTATCCGCTTCTCAATGGCTTGCCACTATAGCAATCATGAGCATCGCAACAGTGCATTAAGCCATGGACGGTGATACCGAGAACAGCGGTAATGGCTCAGGCTGCATTCTCTCCTGCACCGTCTCGGTCTCGACGACCTCGATAGGCAGACGTCGAATATCAGCGCCGAGGCGCATCAGCTTCTCGGTAATGTCCACGTAGCCGCGATCAATATGGTGAATGCCTGTAATCTCGGTATCTCCATCAGCCGCAAGCGCGGCAAGAATGAGAGCAGCGCCAGCGCGCAAGTCCGTTGCGCATACCTTCGCCCCCTTCAGCTTGTGCCCGCCGCTAACGACTGCTGTTCGGCCCTCGACCTTAATTTGGGCATTCATGTTAGCCATCTGCTCCACATGCATGAATCGGTTCTCGAACACCGTTTCCGTTACAAGACTTGTGCCCTCTACCGTCAGCAG
Above is a genomic segment from Paenibacillus sp. YYML68 containing:
- the spoIID gene encoding stage II sporulation protein D; translated protein: MARYKLSGAQHRGLRWGGCCLLGFLVVIIVVPLTLVRTSPEDRSAAIVQADATVSQRASVQIPVHRSGSQVIERIELEQYVLGVVAGEMPIEFELEALKAQALAARTYIVRKLAIGGGTGQDAQVASGAVVSDTTAHQVYVSPEELRNRWGSDKYETYMAKLRKAVEGTRDQVITYKGEPIDASYFSTSNGYTENSEDYWNVEVPYLRSVASPWDAKLSPRYKETVSFTAKELQQKLALPAAVPALAGSKQGLRIIELSEGNRIKRLTAGGKTFTGREFRERLGLNSSQFQWSYEKGKWTFTTFGYGHGVGMSQWGANGMAREGKTADDIIRHYYTGVEYGSAATFLQGKSF